From Acidovorax sp. FHTAMBA, one genomic window encodes:
- a CDS encoding MerR family transcriptional regulator: MSAHSPTPPAELLDDGSAALTLDALARACRMDADWVAARLQEGLLQAGTEGDRSAWRFSGATVVRARRIAHLELTFDADPHLAALTADLIEEVTALRQQLRHLKGR; encoded by the coding sequence ATGAGCGCCCACTCCCCCACGCCCCCCGCAGAACTGCTCGACGATGGCAGCGCCGCCCTCACGCTGGACGCCCTGGCCCGCGCCTGCCGCATGGATGCCGACTGGGTGGCAGCGCGGCTGCAGGAGGGGTTGCTGCAGGCTGGCACCGAAGGCGACCGCTCGGCCTGGCGCTTCAGCGGGGCCACCGTGGTGCGCGCCCGGCGCATTGCCCACCTGGAACTCACCTTCGACGCCGATCCGCACCTGGCGGCGCTCACGGCCGACCTGATCGAAGAAGTCACGGCCCTGCGCCAGCAGCTGCGGCACCTGAAAGGCCGTTGA
- a CDS encoding DnaJ C-terminal domain-containing protein: MEFKDYYQTLGVSPTATADEIKKAYRKLARKYHPDVSKEPDAVARMTAVNEANAVLSDPEKRAAYDRLAQEPRMQPGQDFRPPPHWDAGFEFSDGAGGPGGAPGDYSDFFEQLFGRAARARGAGRSEHTSGRPPPTQRGADHHARIELDLTDAYQGAERTLTLQSAHQADDGSLVRDERHLAVKIPQGVREGQLIRLAGQGSPGWGGAPAGDLFLEVLFKPDPRWRAEGRDVYQPLVVAPWEAALGASVEVGTPGGSVIEVAVPAGWKAGRKLRLKGRGIPGTPPGDLYLELHMALPPATTDAERAAYAALAQAFPHYNPRAAQGAQP, encoded by the coding sequence ATGGAGTTCAAGGACTACTACCAGACGCTGGGGGTCAGCCCCACCGCCACGGCCGACGAGATCAAGAAGGCCTACCGCAAGCTGGCGCGCAAATACCACCCCGACGTGAGCAAGGAGCCCGACGCCGTGGCGCGCATGACGGCGGTGAACGAGGCCAACGCCGTGCTCTCCGACCCGGAAAAACGCGCCGCCTACGACCGCCTTGCGCAAGAACCGCGCATGCAGCCGGGGCAGGACTTCCGCCCGCCCCCGCACTGGGATGCGGGGTTCGAGTTTTCGGACGGCGCGGGTGGTCCGGGTGGCGCTCCGGGCGACTACAGCGACTTCTTTGAACAGCTGTTTGGCCGTGCCGCCCGGGCGCGTGGCGCCGGGCGCAGCGAACACACCAGCGGAAGACCCCCCCCCACCCAGCGCGGCGCAGACCACCACGCCCGCATCGAGCTGGACCTGACCGACGCCTACCAGGGCGCCGAACGCACCCTCACGCTGCAAAGCGCGCACCAGGCCGATGACGGATCGCTGGTGCGCGACGAGCGCCATCTGGCCGTCAAGATCCCGCAGGGCGTGCGCGAAGGCCAGCTCATCCGCCTGGCTGGCCAGGGCAGCCCGGGCTGGGGTGGCGCACCGGCGGGCGATTTGTTTCTGGAGGTGCTGTTCAAGCCCGACCCGCGCTGGCGCGCGGAGGGCCGCGATGTCTACCAGCCGCTGGTGGTGGCCCCCTGGGAGGCAGCCCTGGGCGCCTCGGTCGAGGTGGGCACGCCGGGCGGCTCGGTCATCGAGGTGGCGGTGCCCGCAGGCTGGAAGGCGGGGCGCAAGCTGCGCCTCAAGGGCCGGGGCATCCCGGGCACACCACCGGGCGACCTCTATCTGGAACTGCACATGGCCCTGCCGCCGGCCACCACCGATGCCGAACGCGCTGCGTACGCCGCGCTGGCCCAGGCCTTTCCCCACTACAACCCGCGCGCTGCGCAAGGAGCCCAGCCATGA